One genomic window of Nicotiana sylvestris chromosome 10, ASM39365v2, whole genome shotgun sequence includes the following:
- the LOC138878964 gene encoding uncharacterized protein — MVRSDLGLDLVHQAMEKVKIIPERMKAAQSRQKSYAYIRRRKLEFQVDDWVFLRVSPMKGVMRFGKKEKLTPRYVGLYQVIQRIGQVAYRLELPPEMSLVHPLFHVSMLKKVVGDPSTIVPIEAIKVNEELSYEEIPVAILDRQVRKLRNKEVSSVKVLWRSQQVEEATWEAEREMKEKYPHLFEQV, encoded by the coding sequence atggttcgaagtgaTTTAGGGCTAGATCTCGTGCACCAGGCTATGGAAAAAGTTAAGATCATTCCGGAAAGGATGAAAGCTGCTCAGAGTCGCCAGAAATCTTATGCGTACATTCGTCGAAGAAAATTGGAATTCCAAGTAGATGATTGGGTGTTCTTAAGGGTATCTCCTATGAAGGGAgtcatgcgatttgggaagaaagaaaAGTTGACTCCTAGATATGTCGGCCTGTATCAGGTCATTCAAAGGATAGGACAGGTGGCTTATAGACTGGAATTGCCCCCGGAAATGTCATTAGTGCACCCGttgttccatgtgtctatgttaaagAAAGTGGTTGGAGACCCATCCACCATCGTGCCTATCGAGGCTATCAAGGTCAATGAAGagttatcatatgaagaaattccggtcgctattcttgataggcaagtccgcaaATTGAGAAACAAGGAAGTTTCTTCAGTTAAAGTGCTATGGCGAAGTCAACAAGTCGAGGAAGCCACATGGGAAGCGGAAcgtgaaatgaaagaaaaatatcccCATCTGTTTGAACAAGTCTAG